The sequence below is a genomic window from Cicer arietinum cultivar CDC Frontier isolate Library 1 chromosome 6, Cicar.CDCFrontier_v2.0, whole genome shotgun sequence.
aattttacatcaatcaatgtttaaaatagttttaaatttttattattttgatatatttttatttatttattcagctagtttatatattttaaattataacaaataagttttttaaattattatgaattatttatgataattataaaaattctaTACTGAACCacattttacaatttcaaaatattaattcacaATATGGTTAAATGTACTTTAGTatctatattttaattgaaatgcaattttagttatttaatgacctgaaattatattttataatgtgatatttttaatttagataaaataataatgaatttaaaagtaatatgtacattttattaataaaaagaaagttGTAATGTGATTGATAGTCCTcgattttgattaaaattagcTTTGTTGCACCATCAAATATAATTCGACGTCATTGATGAAAATAACACTATGCTGTAAAAAATATGTCTTAGCTAAAATGTAGTGGACTTAAGTAGATAgttgataaattaattgatattattatgtaaaaaatattataaaaaaaataatcatcaaaaattgatgtatttaactTAAATTCAGAACCTTACTTATACGCCaccaattatttttaatcaactttttttttatatcttgaGACAAAAAGAGTAGCTGATAGTTTATAATCAATAAACTAATTAaagtatttgataaatttaacaatttaattagtttaaaaatataaaataacattaaaatatatccttaatcaataataaattttacatcaatcaatgtttaaaatagttttaaatttttattattttgatatatttttatttatttattcagctagtttatatattttaaattataacaaataagttttttaaattattatgaattatttatgatataactaatttatttattttaaatttaataatacaaatgggtaaaaaataattttaattaaaataatgaaggTACAACACTTTTATAGGTGGTATATAATAGAATAATGCTTAAATATCATCAAAAATAAAGATCGACCCAAATTTATTGACCACTTAAACTTATACTTTGGAGAAAAAGAATGTATTCCTCATATAGTTTTGAAGTGGGTGAACGAAGAATTTGCCTACTAGTTTCTAAAAGATTAACAGTAACTTGTATTACTTTGGTATTAAATTACATTGGGTTAATTCAAAAGTTATTCCTACAGTTCATTATCGTGGAATTAGAGGAAGATCCCGCGCTTATTCGAAGACGACGGAAACTAACAAACTCACATCACAGAAGAATGGAGCCGATCATCCTCTCCGACGAAGACGACCCCTCAACACCATTCCCTCTCCATTCCAAGAAACGCCGAACCGAATCTAATCCAAACCCTACCGTTTTCCTCCTCGACGACGATCCCACCCCTCAGAAACAATACGTTCCTTCCTCTACACCCTCCGTCGTTCCCGAGACTCCATTCTCTCCGTTATTCGATTCCGATATTGCAATCGTCAAATGCACTAGACCTTCCGATTCCGCTCCTGCAAATTTATCCGGTCATTATTCATCTTCTTTTGCTTTCTTATACAAAACATTTTGTTCCATATTTTGAAACCCTAGTTTTTCTCATTCTTAGTTATTTAATCAATTATCAATCGATGATTATGAAAATCAAATCAGGACTGCTGCTACCTTTTCTTATGCGTTTGATCGTTTCATATATATGACAGTTTAATTTGCCTTTTGAAAGATATAGTATATTTTACGGACTTGCATTTCGAAGGGTTTTGTTGTTTCTGTTATGATTTGGTGTTCTAGGTTTTTAAGTGGATTTTTTCATGCTTTATGATTGTGGTTTGTATGTTCTATTCTATGATTTGTATGCATACTTGTGTAGTTTGTTTGTATGTTGTTTCTtccataaattaaaattgactaCTATTTTTGCTTTGAATTGTTGGTTATTATGATGTAAGATGTAAACTTTTTTCGCTGAACTGAATATGCAATGTGTGTTTGGTGTTCAGGAATTAGTCAAATGATATGTTTGGAATCAGATGATGAGCCGGAAAATTCTGGAGCGGGCAATTGGATAGAGAATGAAGAAAGGGGATTGTCTTCAGAACTAATTGGAAATTCAACATGGACTAACGATTCAATTGGGTCTAGAACTTCTCCTGGTAAATGCTAGTTGATTGTTAACAAGTTACGCTTGTTCTTCATTGCCTGAAatgctttatttatttgtttatttaattgataattGCAGAGAGACATGTATCGAGTGGAAATGTTACTCAAGCTGAAATATATGGGGACAatacttcgaatccaacctccTCAAAAGTGGTTAGTCATCTGATGATTATTTTGTGTTGATTTTATGTACACATATAAATGCAAGATAAGATAGGATCAGGAATACAAAGTACCACTGTATCAAAGAGAAAATTAAGGCAGCACACTAGCACCTATTGTAGAAAAAATAATAGAGTCCCACCTTAGGTGATTTGGGTAGTAGTGGAGAAAAcatgtaaaatatataattcagAGAAAAGATCAGGTAGGGAATAGTCTAACAGGTAAAGGTAGAGGGAGAAGCACACCATTATGAATAATCAagatttaaatgatttattgtTTGACCCATGTTGCTAATTGTAAATAGTATGAACCGTAAAATATGAGTAATTTATGTGTTTTTTGTGTCTCTAATGAGATCACACACCTTCCTATTTATAACGATGCttcaataattacattcaatgccTAAGAAGTCGTATTGACTAGGACTACTAACAATTAGTCTAAGATGTATGTTGCATAatcaagaaataattaaaacatatactgaattttaacactccccctcaagctgaaGCGTATGATGCTTTAAGCTTGttacatcaaaacattttatcacacaaaaaaaaaatgaaactaaggTTGACAACTGTTAGACTAGTTTTAGAAGAGAAGGCACTATTAATGATTCATGTGTTAAAGAGTCACCACTTGATTGATCATCAGTGGGAATAAAATACAccactaatataattcatatgcGGGAATAGAGTCACCACCGGGTTGATTGTCGGTGGGAATAAAATGTGTCACTAATAGGATTCATATGTGGGAATAAAATGATTGTCTAAGCAAATGGTACCTTGTCCTTGAAACTAAGTTCTCACATCAGCAAATACAGTGCGAAAGAGTGAGTTGAAAGATGAGAGATTGCTGAAAAATCACCAAATGCAGAGTTGATAGTGGTGGCTCACTAGAAAGAAATCGAGCAGTGGCAGAGAACAAGTGCACACAGTGGTGGCGGTACAGTTGTAGTGGTGTGGCTGGTTATTAGAAAAGCCGCCATAGTTGATGGCGACAAACGACTATATGTGACCAAAAACTATCTTCTGATTTAATTTCTGtttgtttttcaaaaagttGACACTAgttgtgctttttttttttatcattttgtttATTCTATATAATGAAGTTTATctttacatatataaaaaataaaaaaaaaaaaaaaaaaaaaaaaaagattgaaagGTGGTGCTGTCTGCGGCGGTAGCGAAGCACAAAGACAGGTCACATAATCAGAACCTGCTCTGATATCATGTAAATATGAGTAATTTATGTGTTTCTTGTGTCTCTAATGAGATTACACGCCTTCCTGTTTATAATGATgctgcaataattacattcaatgtaTAGAAAGTTGTATTGCATAAGACTACTAACAATTAGCCTAGGATGTTGCACAATCAAAGAATAACTAAAACATACACTGAATTTTAACATGAACTATGAACAAGGTTctagtgttttttttcttctttttttttttatttttttttttaatctttttcttCATACAcacatttacttatttatatgctaagtattttttattttctccctGGCGCACGTCATACATTTTGTGCCATTCATTTGAGAAACCTCACCATATTTTATGAGTTGTATGGTCATCATAATGAGAAAAATATGACTCTTGAGCAGGAAGAGAATCCTACTGCGAAAAATATGAGCCTGGAGCAGGAAGAGAACGTTGATAACATGAAAAGATCCAAAGTCTCAGCAAAGAGCACAAACAAGGCAACTGGAAAAACAAAGATgacaaaagaagaaagaagtcggttgatggaagaaaaaaaactactGAAGGAAGTATGTttcagtttatatttttttatgtttatactTTACATCGTTCATGATTTTgatcataatattttatacaaatttgtACTTCAGCAAGAGAAGTTAAAAAAAGCAGCTATGAAGGCTGAAGCTGCAGAActgaaaaaaattgagaaagaaaAGCAAAAGTGGGAAAAAGGGAAGTTggcaataaaatatattgtggCAGAAATAGATGCAAAGGTAGTTGAATCAGGTTCAATCGGAGGTAGGTTATTGATATCTGAATCTATAACCACATGATAAATATCTATGTAGCTCGGAGCTCcataattttgtttgttttctcatGAAACTTACCtgaattttatttgaatgtAGCACCATAATTCTATTGCTTATCTGAATTCATAAGTATGAGATAATTTGGACATACTTTTATAATTATGGTTGTTTTCTTATAAAACTTATGTTCCCTTTCTTCAGGCCATTTGCTTACTAGGTTTGCTGAAAAAGGGCTTACATACCATATTACATCAAATCCAATCTCAGGTTCAATTTTATGGTCTATGAAAGTTCCAGAACATATTTTGCAGGTAAGAAATGGCTATTGTTCATCGTTGCACACCAAATTCATTAAGAATTTCTATCActgttttatatatattcttctcttttctttttttggtttGTTCCATACAAATGCTGGCTGTTTGCTGCCGTGTCGTGTATGTTgttcatttatttttgttgaaagctctaaataattgttttcaattttttactgCTTTTAGGTGGTCAACTGCCATGGTTTACATATTAAGTGCTAGCTAGGCTCTCACAAACAGctgattttttttgtaaaataattaagtaaatgaAGGAATTTTCCCTGAAAAAGTGGTATTAGAAACTAGAAGGGAATAAAAGTATTAAAATGAAGAAGAATGTAACGAAATATCTGTCAATCCTCCGAACTGAGAGCTCGAGCCACAATGGCTAAAAATCACTCCAAAATTCTGATCCCCCTCTCCCCCTATCCCTCAGTTACTAACATTATGAGCTCTTACCATTCTCTCTCTTATACTTCAGTAAGTATCCTTATTCCACTCCTTCATGTGTCCCTTACTTCTTTCTAGTGTAAACATTCCAAGAACGAGCAGCTTTGCAATACTGTCATTCAATATTTCTCAGGAAGGGCCCAGATCAAGTTAGCATTGGGTTTCAGACTTCAAAATAAGCATCAGAGTCTTGTATCTGGTTTAGCCTTCCTATACAACAATTTGAGCGTAACCGAGTTTGTATAATGGACATCGGTGTCTTGTACTTGATTTAGCAGCATTCCTTGTAagattactttttttataagtatttatGCGCAAAAATTATGCAAATGTAATTCTCACTTTGTCATATACAAACTATAAGGCTTACACCACCTTTGgatatgatattaaaaaaaactctgCCAACCTCGACATTGCTGGTGGCACTTTATACTTCAAATCTAACAATCACGTATAGCATAAGAGCATTGAACAGTTTTGTATTTCTATAATTAATCAATTACGTTATTATGTTGTGAAAGATAAAAGGAAGATTAGCTTGGGAAAGAGGATGCCACATCACAAATGCCATGTAAGCATGATTTCATGGAGTTAAATGATGATAGTCTTAGGActtcattataaaattttagaactATAGGGACCTACAGAATAATTGAActgaatatatttataaatcatattaaaacattttttgtttaCCTTAGGTGGATGAATATTTCTGTAAGTAAGTATTCTGTTTTTCCCTGATACcaatttcatttattatttgcagctTTCCACCGAAAGAATTGAGATTCCATACGTCTTACTAGTTTATGAGGCCGACAAATTTTGTAACCTCGCCATGAATGATTCTCTTTTTGATCAACTCAATAGCATTCGAAGTCACTATCCAGCTTATACTGTTTGTTATCTCACCAATAGATTATTTTCTTACATTAATAAAAGGTTAGtgatatatttcaattttagtaGTACTTCATTTCTACTTCTAGTAGGCAATTTCTGATATTTATGCTCCAGCACATTGTGCTATGTGCCTATGTCACTAATGTGTGTGCTTGAGCATATCTGTGGTTTGTGTATTTGCCAATCAATCTCCAtggataatttttttgtaagcCTCTATGTCCAATAACTTAATATCCGGTTTTAATCAAACTCCTGAACAAATAGAAGGAATACAAGTGCTATGTGCctatttgaatattattgaaatgTTATAAATGAGAAAATTTGGAATACCATGTGCAATAATGCCATAATGCAGTGCCTCCCGAGTCTCGTGCTGTAAAAAGCACAGAATGCATTCATATGGACATATGCAAATTCACACATATTAGTATTTTCCTTCTGCatataatttctttaaatataaCGATTTCTGATATTTCAGCCAATTAACTCGATAATCTATAATCTTTTTCACAATATTATCttattaaaacatttatttttatgatctGTTAGGGAGCAGGAAAAATACAAGAACCCTGAAAACAATAGTTGTTGGATACGTCCACCTGTTGAGGAGGTTGAATAACTGGCATATCAGATTACAATGAATAGGTCACGTTTTAAGTCTTTACATTCTTATATAAACATGTttaacttatttgttttgaattgTCGTGTANNNNNNNNNNNNNNNNNNNNNNNNNNNNNNNNNNNNNNNNNNNNNNNNNNNNNNNNNNNNNNNNNNNNNNNNNNNNNNNNNNNNNNNNNNNNNNNNNNNNNNNNNNNNNNNNAGGTGCTTgcgaaactaaaaaataatttcaccAAAATACATTCCAGGCAGTGTGTGGATGAGGCTGAACTGGCTGAACATGTTGTTGGTTTGACATCCAGTCTAGCTTCTTGTCAATTTAGGTACTTGATGGCTCTATTTTTGGTATTGAATTGGAGTCCTGTCAAACTTTGATGGAGAAAAGCGTTACATGCAATACTTCTACACGTGAAATCCAGTTTTTCTAAATCCATTTAAGGGTTGGTTGAAGAAAAATGGAATTTGATATGTCTATTGATTCTTTGCAATATCTAtgccaacaaaaataaattcagtttctttttgtaattttcttttttattcatcAATTTTCATGCATTTTAATTGTTTCTTTATATTTGTATCTAAGCACACATTTTTTCAGTTTGTCAGAACAACTTATTTACATGTACTAAAATTGGTGTCACTTTGGAAAACACCATAAACAATACCTACTTTTTAGCACCATAAGTATGTTCCGTATATTGTTGTTTGATTTATCTATTTTCTTaccttaattaaatatttatcatattggTTCATTTATTACTGCAGAAAGAAATTAACTAGGTTATCTGTAAATGCAAATGGATCTCTTATTTCAAAGGATAGTGTTGACCggaatttgataaagaaatctATGTGGTGAGTGACTTTCATGTTATTCTTAGTGTAATTTTATGTAAATTCTGTGTGTTCAATTCAGTTCACACAACTTGTATTTATAATGGTTTTACAATAAATACACTGAATGTCTAATTGATTAGCACGAACCTAGGAAGTTGAATCCATTGTAATTTCAAACATGGAGGTCAGTAACATTGATGAACTTGGCAAAGGTCCAGAAAGAGAGGGATTCGAACCCTCGGTAAACAAAAAGCCTACATAGCAGTTCCAGTGCTACGCCTTGAACCACTCGGACATCTCTCCTACATAATGATTATGCCCAGAAACCCAGTGAAACTCCTCCAATATTAACTACTCTCTGTCTCAATAATTGTCACATTTGCAAAAAGTATTTGTTCCAAAAAAATTGTCACTTTTGGTTTCCAATGCAACCTTAATTACTTTTTTCCAATTGTACCCTCTAATTACAATTACACCTCCCAAATTGTTAATCTCCACTTTACATTTATTGTAATGAGAATACACCAATAGATGATAAGGATATTTGTAAAATCACCATTCTCTTTCTTTCATCATTATTTCTTAATTTGTGTGAAATAGTCAAATGCGACAAATATTGTGGGATAAAGGGAGTAGTAATCTAGGAATATTGACTGATTTAAAGTACTTAATTCTAACACTTAGATTATCTTTAATTTGTTTACTATATGTCcttattgattttattattttgctttCAACATATTATTGTTGTGAATCTGTGACGTGATCATATTACAATATTATTACTTGGAGAATTCCTTTTACTTTCTCTCTACCTGAAGGACTAAACCTGATAACTTCAAGTTTTCAATGGTTATATATTGCATTAGAGAAATCCTAACACCGtcttaatgaattaaaattttagggtATTGCCATCAGAAAAGGCATTAATACTGTTTTcttgagatatatatatatatatatatatatatctggcTCCATTTCTATTATTCCTTACCtattattttcatcttttttatttgttgtactTTTGCTCGTGTTCTTGATATCTATTTTCCCTTTTCCACTTGTTTGTGTAAGAGTCGGCAATTAGCATGAGTTTGTAATGGGTGTCGGCATCTTGCAGGGGCTTTTTGTTCCTTTGTAATGTTGATGCAAATTGAAAATGGTACTAATTTGCTATAACTTACTAGTTTGtgcaataattttatatatcttCCAAGATGCTAATAATTTTCAggaattttttcattattttgttgGCAAGTCACAAATATTATTTGGAACACTTATCTTTATCTTTTGTTACCTGtattatttgataatttctTGATATGGGAATAGAACTTACTTTACTTTTGCTTTCATGACTAGGTTAAAAGCTTTGGTTGCTATCCCCAAGGTACAACCACGATTCGCAGTTGCTATTTGGAAAAAATACCCAACCATGAAGTCTCTGTTAACTGTATATATGGATCCAACTAAATCAGTAAGTGTTATAAGATTGCATTTGGTCACAGTTAAATTAGACACTAAAATGCAGTTTGTTGGACATCTTTAATTGGACACTAGAAGGCATTGCCCAAATTTTTATTGTCTTTTCTTAATGATAGAAGATGCgcaaagataaataagactgtAATTTTATGGCTGCAGGAGCATGAGAAGGAATTTTTACTTAAAGACTTGATGACAGAAGGTTTGCTTGGTGGTGACAGAAGGTTAGGTGAGGTTTGCTCAAAGCGAGTGTATAGAATTCTAATGGCTCAAAAGGGATCCATCAGAACAGATGATGTCGAGAATGGTGCTGATTTCTTTGAGCGTTAATCAAACTTAAGACCATGTGAATTATGGAACAAGAGTCACACTTCATGGTTCGACTTATTTGATCCGTAGAGGCTTGATAGCTTCTCTGGATCAAGCCGAAAATCCAACGTAGAGATGGACCTACGAAACTGACCAAAATCATTGCCTTCACTAGGGTTGATCATATCAAGTATAGATGCCTGTAAGAGTGTGTAGTTCTTTATATTCTTTAGAGCATTAGGATGGCCTTCAGTTTTGGGAGATATTCTCTTGCTAGAGAGAAAAACTGGAGATATAGATGCATTCATGCTCCGTTCGCTAGTAAATATTGATGATGATTTGCTGCTGCTTCCACTATTTCCCGTTTCTGATCCTAGCATGTTTTGTCCTATACTCTTCTCCTGTCAAAACCAAAGGATAAATGTTATTCTCTTAGTTATAATTATTCAATGTTGTAAAACTCTGATTCAACTGGTACGTCGATCGGTTGGCCAGGGAATCGGCTTGGTAAACATTGGCAACACATTAATGGATCAGTTATGCATACATGCAGGTATAAATTTGACGGACCCGGCCAGTTCTAGAAGAAAATTGGGGAGCTGGGGATAATTTGATTACTATAGAGACTCACAATAACGAATGACCTATATTGGATCTTACCAATATATTTTTGAACTTTATTTTGCCAGTTTTAACTAGGAGTCATCTTTTAAGGAGTCAAATTCCCCACAAATCTACAATTAATAGAATGATGCAATTACACAGTCAAGAGATTTAGGTTGTTGAACGAAAATCCAACAATTCATATTCGATTTAACAAATTGTCTTTCTAATATGAGATGTTCGATTTTCATCCATCAACTGGTATCTTTGAACATAGTGATGGAAGAATCCAGTTCCTAGTTTTAAAGGGTTTTGGTGAAACGTGGAACTGACCTCCTTTGATAGTTCTGAATCTGTCTTGCATTGTTCAGCAGCTTGTTTCATTTCTGACAGGCTTATATTGCTTGCACTTCTTTTGGATAGTTTCCCTTTTTTCAAACCTTTGCGCCTATATCATGAAAATCAATAATCAACCCATCAATCTTGTCCAATGCTGCAATGTGGCTATCAACAACACataatttagcaagtttacaatgGTTATAGGGAAATATTATATACATTGACCACAATGCAGAATTTTTTTTCCCCACCACATCCATCTAGGGtatttttaagattgataggaaAGAATAAAATAGAGTGAGTTAGAAgagaaatattatatattttttttttaataataaaataagaataaagcCATAAGAATTTATACGGAGGTATGATATTATAgagtcttttttatttttcatattttcatcataaaaatatattaacaatactaataaatttatcctattttatttcatttcactgtatttaattaatctaatcttattttatttaattccaTTCCATTTAAAGTAGCTCACATTTTTTAAAACGCATAGGGGAggaattgttatttatttagcAAGAGGAGACAAGATTTTACATTCTATAGTGATTTGAATTAGTAACCGCAAAAAATAAGTAGCTCACATTATTCCAAAATGATTGCATACCTTTTTCGTCTCTTATTTTGTGTGTGTTCATCATCACCTTTGTTGACCACTATCGGTAGTTCTGAAATGTCGCATGCTAATGGAAAAGATTTGAAGAACTGCAAGCAGTAAAAAACCACAAAGTAGCTCAAGTTGATGATTTATTATTGTATTAAAGTATTTGTCACAAAGtagatcaaataaaataaatgagaaGAACTCACTTCAGTTTCAAGAGCAGAGGCAGCAGTGCCACGATGTTGTGGGTCCAAATCAAGAAGTGTAGTCAAGAGATTAAGGGCAGATAAAGGAAAATCTCGAAAGTTTTCTTGAAAACTAGCTTTATAACGTTGTGGTGGACGGAAACTTGTCCTCagcttcatttttgtcatgtaaTCTTCTGAAGGTGAACCACAAAGTTTGTAGATCAGATGTAGCTGTTCAATCTAcatacataaaacaaaaaaaatggttCATCTTAGATCATTTTTAAAGAGGGTTATATAACGAATTCATTGGAGAGAAAAGTACACTATTCTATAGTAAGTAGCTTACTTTAAGGTGTAAAGTAATACATAAACAAATCAATACTTCATATTACATCTATGTGCATAATAAATCTAGAGTGTGTGAACATATATATCAacatttcatttaattattaggatttaatttatatacattgttaATGTAAATAGTTTTTAGATTGTCAATAAATCATAATCATTATGTCATTAAAGATGTTCgacttttatcaaaattatctCTAAAGTCATTTTTATAAATGGTTGTAATATTTTCATAGTATAAActtttttacaataatattgTTTAGCAATTAAACTCTTGTTATTAATTggcaaaatatttaataatttattaacaaTACTAATAACTTCATCCTACTTTATTCCATTCTATTGAAAGTAgctaacatttttaaaaaacccAATCAAGTAAATAAGTATAGATATAATAATAGGTTTGTTTCTTTAAGATTCTTTTAAAATGccttttattatgttttaacttttgttataatattttataaaa
It includes:
- the LOC101507834 gene encoding crossover junction endonuclease EME1B, coding for MEPIILSDEDDPSTPFPLHSKKRRTESNPNPTVFLLDDDPTPQKQYVPSSTPSVVPETPFSPLFDSDIAIVKCTRPSDSAPANLSGISQMICLESDDEPENSGAGNWIENEERGLSSELIGNSTWTNDSIGSRTSPERHVSSGNVTQAEIYGDNTSNPTSSKVEENPTAKNMSLEQEENVDNMKRSKVSAKSTNKATGKTKMTKEERSRLMEEKKLLKEQEKLKKAAMKAEAAELKKIEKEKQKWEKGKLAIKYIVAEIDAKVVESGSIGGHLLTRFAEKGLTYHITSNPISGSILWSMKVPEHILQLSTERIEIPYVLLVYEADKFCNLAMNDSLFDQLNSIRSHYPAYTVCYLTNRLFSYINKREQEKYKNPENNSCWIRPPVEEVLAKLKNNFTKIHSRQCVDEAELAEHVVGLTSSLASCQFRKKLTRLSVNANGSLISKDSVDRNLIKKSMWLKALVAIPKVQPRFAVAIWKKYPTMKSLLTVYMDPTKSEHEKEFLLKDLMTEGLLGGDRRLGEVCSKRVYRILMAQKGSIRTDDVENGADFFER